Proteins encoded in a region of the Thermodesulfobacteriota bacterium genome:
- the dnaN gene encoding DNA polymerase III subunit beta, whose amino-acid sequence MKIRLSQESFASVLSLAQSVLERKSTRPILENILLQTGDQRVLVCATDLRVSLVQREPCAVEMPGSIALPGRKLHEIVREMPRGSVDMEVKENQWVTVTAGKSVFHLPGTAADEYPSFPSPPERFLRLDARLFREMLDKTLFAASNDESRPYLCGVYAKAWTNDSGEALLRMVATDGHRLALIDRPVGSALDPFREGIIIPKKGLGELKSVLDGVEGEFDIVSDQGRVFARVGSTDLSVTLIEGTFPNYQQVVPAESPNGLRIKRGDFLDALRRVSLLSDQESRSVVLEADGETVALSSADVRMGEAREEVQGVFSGPPLRIAFNAAYFLDALKAVGGDEVILSVHDPLSPCLLRSADDTRFLCVVMPMRVD is encoded by the coding sequence ATGAAGATCCGCTTGTCCCAGGAGAGCTTCGCGTCCGTCCTTTCCCTCGCCCAGTCCGTGCTGGAGAGAAAGAGCACGAGACCCATCCTGGAGAACATCCTCCTCCAGACTGGGGACCAGCGGGTCCTGGTCTGTGCGACCGACCTGCGGGTCAGCCTCGTTCAGCGCGAGCCCTGTGCCGTGGAGATGCCGGGTTCCATCGCCCTTCCCGGCCGGAAGCTCCATGAGATCGTGCGCGAAATGCCCCGGGGAAGCGTGGACATGGAGGTCAAGGAGAACCAGTGGGTCACGGTGACGGCGGGAAAGAGCGTGTTCCATCTGCCGGGGACCGCTGCCGACGAGTATCCTTCCTTTCCTTCGCCCCCGGAGCGCTTTCTGCGCCTGGATGCGCGCCTCTTCCGCGAGATGCTCGATAAGACCTTGTTTGCCGCCTCCAACGATGAATCGCGTCCCTACCTGTGTGGGGTGTATGCGAAAGCCTGGACCAACGACAGTGGTGAGGCGCTTCTGCGGATGGTGGCGACCGACGGCCACCGGCTGGCCCTCATCGACCGTCCCGTCGGGTCGGCGCTCGACCCCTTTCGGGAGGGGATCATCATCCCCAAGAAGGGACTCGGAGAACTCAAGAGCGTCCTCGACGGGGTGGAAGGAGAGTTCGACATCGTTTCCGACCAGGGAAGGGTGTTTGCGCGGGTCGGGTCTACCGATCTCTCGGTGACCCTCATCGAGGGAACCTTCCCCAACTATCAGCAGGTGGTGCCCGCCGAGTCTCCCAACGGGCTGCGCATCAAGAGAGGGGATTTCCTGGATGCCCTTCGGCGGGTCTCCCTCCTGAGCGATCAGGAGAGCCGCAGCGTGGTCCTGGAGGCCGACGGAGAGACCGTGGCCCTCAGTTCGGCAGACGTGCGCATGGGAGAAGCCCGGGAGGAGGTCCAGGGGGTCTTTTCCGGTCCGCCCCTGCGGATCGCCTTCAATGCGGCGTATTTTCTAGACGCCCTCAAGGCGGTGGGGGGAGACGAGGTCATCCTCTCGGTTCACGATCCCCTCTCTCCGTGCCTGCTGCGAAGCGCCGACGACACGAGGTTCCTGTGCGTGGTCATGCCCATGCGCGTCGACTGA
- the dnaA gene encoding chromosomal replication initiator protein DnaA: MENLWKGVLRDLEGSLPPHTFSTWVAPIHPVKLQDGRLTLEVPNRFFIDWLQDNAFPTLILDSVHRRGGPTLELDFVVQKTDKPYLRRSSPLPVKAEPTPSEWKEKARRLGLNPKYTFDSFVVGSSNQFAHAACLAVAEKSPRTYNPLFIYGGVGLGKTHLLSAIGNFKLATYPDIRVCYVHSESFMNELIHALQNKKMPEFREKYRRMDILLMDDIQFISGKERTQEEFFHTFNALYESHRNIVVTSDKFPKEIPGLEDRLRSRFEWGLIADIQPPDLETKVAILQKKAEIESIPLPSDVAIFLASNFASNVRELEGSLVRIAAFSSLTNNPITIDLSKEVLKDFIRDGGREVTIDVILKAVCQHFQITLADLKGKRRTKGLSHPRQVAMYLCRELTSSSFPEIGQKIGGRDHSTVMYACSKIAAALPLNSDLRSQVETLRSSLTG, from the coding sequence ATGGAGAACCTTTGGAAGGGAGTGCTGAGAGACCTGGAGGGCAGCCTTCCGCCCCATACCTTTTCCACGTGGGTTGCCCCCATCCACCCCGTCAAGCTGCAAGATGGCCGACTGACCCTGGAGGTTCCCAACCGGTTCTTCATCGACTGGCTCCAGGACAATGCCTTCCCCACCCTCATTCTCGACAGCGTCCACCGCCGGGGCGGTCCCACCCTCGAACTCGACTTCGTGGTCCAAAAGACCGACAAGCCCTACCTCCGGCGTTCCTCGCCCCTCCCGGTCAAGGCCGAACCCACGCCTTCCGAGTGGAAGGAGAAGGCCCGCCGTCTGGGACTGAATCCGAAGTACACCTTCGATTCCTTCGTGGTGGGCTCCTCCAACCAGTTTGCCCACGCGGCGTGCCTCGCCGTCGCGGAGAAGTCCCCCCGCACCTACAATCCCCTCTTCATCTACGGCGGAGTCGGTCTCGGGAAGACACACCTCCTGAGCGCCATCGGAAACTTCAAGCTCGCCACCTACCCGGACATCCGCGTCTGCTACGTCCACAGCGAGAGCTTCATGAATGAGCTCATTCATGCTCTCCAGAACAAGAAGATGCCCGAGTTCCGCGAAAAGTACCGCCGCATGGACATCCTTCTCATGGACGACATTCAGTTCATCTCCGGAAAGGAACGAACCCAGGAGGAGTTCTTCCATACCTTCAATGCCCTCTACGAGAGCCACCGCAACATCGTTGTGACGAGCGACAAGTTCCCGAAAGAGATTCCCGGCCTCGAAGATCGCCTACGGTCCCGCTTCGAGTGGGGCCTGATCGCCGACATCCAGCCTCCGGACCTGGAAACGAAGGTCGCGATCCTTCAGAAGAAGGCAGAAATTGAATCCATTCCCCTTCCCTCTGACGTCGCCATCTTTCTTGCCAGCAACTTCGCAAGCAACGTCCGCGAGCTCGAAGGCTCTCTCGTGCGAATCGCTGCATTTTCCAGCCTCACCAATAATCCCATTACCATAGACCTCTCGAAGGAAGTGCTGAAGGACTTCATCCGCGACGGAGGACGGGAGGTTACCATTGACGTCATCCTCAAGGCGGTTTGCCAGCACTTCCAGATCACCCTTGCGGACCTCAAGGGAAAGCGCCGCACCAAGGGCCTGTCCCATCCTCGCCAAGTCGCCATGTACCTGTGCAGGGAGTTGACCTCCTCCTCCTTTCCCGAGATCGGCCAGAAGATCGGGGGCCGTGACCACAGCACTGTCATGTACGCCTGTTCGAAGATCGCCGCCGCCCTACCCCTGAACTCCGATCTCCGGAGCCAGGTGGAGACCTTGCGTTCGTCCCTCACGGGATAA